CCGGCTCCAGCACGGCGGTGTGCATCCCCAGGGGTCGGAACACCAGCTCGTGGGCCAGCGCCTCACCGGTGCCGGTCTCGGTGTGCAGGATGTCGCAGATGATGTTCGTCGTGCCGCTGGAGTACTGGGTGACCGAGCCGATGTCGCTCTCCAGGGGGAGGTCTGCTGCGTAGGCCCCCATGTCGGTCTGGCGGTACAACATCTCGGTCACGGGCGTGCCGAGGGCATAGGTCTCGTCCCACTCGAGCCCACTGGCCATGTGCAGCAGGTCGTCGAGGGTGATCGCGGCCCGATCGCCCGTCCAGGCCGACACCAGGTTGTCCTGGTCGAGGGTGAGGACGCCGTCGGCCACGAGACGGCCGACCATCGCGTTGGTGACCGACTTCGCCATGGACCACCCCAACTGGGGCGTGTCGGCGTCGAAGCCGTCGGCGTAGCGCTCGGCGACGATCTGGCCCTCGTGGACGACCACGACCGCTCGTGCCCCGACGGCACGGCCCGCTGGGTCATCTTCGGCGAACGCCGAGTCGAGAGCCGCTTCCAGGGCGGCGCTGTCGACGTCAGCCGGTGGCGGGGGGACGGTCTCACCCAGCGGCCACACCTCGTCCGCCACGATCTCCACCGGGTCGGGGCTGGTCAGGGTGGGACGCTCGTCGGCCAAGGTGCATCCGAGGCCGGGCGTGTGCCACGCAGTCTGGCCGAACAGCCCGAACAGGGCCGCCGATGCGGTTCCCTCCGACTCATCGACGCTGGTCGACATGAGCGGAACCAAGGGGTTCGGCGGAAGATCTGCGGCCGGAGCCTCGACGCCACGCCCAGCCAGCAAACGAACGGCGCAGGCGTTGTGTGCGGCGTAGCCGGTGGCGGTCTCGAGGAGGGGGCGGGCGTAGAGCAGGACACCCGCCACGATGAGCACGACGGCGACGCCTGAACCCAACAGGACCTTCCGCGCGCGGCTCATGGCGGCAACCGTACCCCCCACTCTCAGCGGTTGAAGCCGCGAGACTCCGCGACGATCTGGTGACCGATCATGTCAGCCTTCGATGCCAGTTCGTCGGCGCGCGCCAAGTCGGTCGCCAGGAGTCGTTGCGCCTCGGCCAGCATCTGACCGGCGCTCTGGAGGCGAACCTTGGCCTCTCGGCTCCAGCCGATCAGGCCGAGACCGCTGGCCGCCGTCGCGCGGTTGATGGCCCACGTGGCGTCCTGGATCTTCCGGGCGACGTGGCCGTGGTAGGCCTGCGTTCGTTGCTGATCGCTCCGGGCACCGAACAGCACCGCATCGGTGACCGAATCGATCTCCCGCAGTCGCGCGCAGGCGACGAACGGGTCGGCACGGCCGCTGGCAGCCATCGCCTCGGTCTGGGCCAAGGTCTCGGCCGCTCGCTGCAACTGCGCCCCGTGGGCTGGCGAGACCTGCGGGCGGTGCTGCGCCACGAATGCGCGGGCCGCCTCCAGGCTGCGGACGGCCTCGGCGTGCAGGGCCGGGTAGGCCCGGATGGCGGCCTCGAGATCCTGCCGCAGGGTGTGGACGCTCGTGTTCAACTGGTCCAGCCTGGCCAGGTCGGCCTCGACGCCTGCCAATGATTCCTCGGCGCGGGCGAAGCTCTGGACGTCCATCGTGAGGGCCTGGCGGGCATGATCGAGCCCGGTATGGGCCTGCCGGATGAGCGCGGTCGCCTGAGCTGGCGAGTCCGCCAGACCGTCCCAGACGGACGGGGCGAAGCGGTCGCGAATGGCGTGCAGACCGTCATTGATGTCCTGGATGGTCTGGGATGCGCCGTCCGCCCGCGCCATCAGCGCCGCATGCCGACGAAGCAGGTCGGCCCGGCGTGCGCCCAACCCTCGAGCCTGCCCGAGGACGTGATCAACTGACTCGCTGACCCGGCGGAGCGTCGTCGTCGCCTCCCACAGCTGTGCGCCGGCCAGTGTCCGGCGAGCCACCTCCAGCTGCCGACCGTCGGTCTCCAGCCGGTCAGTCAGGTGGTCGACCCCGAAGCCGATGGCGCGGGCGTCCTCGATCGCCTGCGCGGCCGCCTCCATCCGGTCCTCGATCTGCCCGAGCAGGGCGGCGCTCCCGCTCTCCGCCCGCTCTGCCGCGTGGACCACACCCGACAGCTCGGCAATCGCCTGACCGGCCTGGTCGATGATCCCAGCGACTCGGCTCCAGCCGTCACGGACGGCGTGGGCGACCGGCACCGAGTCGAGCTCGGGCTCCTCATCGGCTTCGATGCGGACGTAGGCCGAGGTGGCCAACTGGACCGCGTCCGCGGCGGCCCGCCGATACTCCTCGAGTTGGATGGCAAAGCCGTCGTCCGGTCCCAGACGTCCCTGCAGCACGACGACATCCGAGACCACGTCGGTCCATCGACCGTCGAGGGTGAGGTAGCCGTTGCGGACGTGGGAGCGGACGTCCTCGACCTGCTCTCGGGCATCACGCAGATGGGCCGATCCGGAGAACGGCCCGCCCAGGAACGAGGCGACGGCGAGCATGCGCGGGTGGAGCCTACGTGGGAGACGGTGATACTGGAGGGCGTGGCCACCATCACCCTGGAAGGGATCCGCCGGGTGCACCCGGACGGGACAGCCGCGCTCGACGGCATCGATCTGCACGTCGAGGACGGTGAGTTCCTGGGCGTCATCGGCCCCTCGGGGGCCGGCAAGTCGACCTTGCTGCGAGTCATCGCCGGCTTGGAGGAGCCGTCGGCCGGAGTGGTGCGCCTGGACGGTCAGGACGTCGAGGGCATGCGGATGAAGGACCGCAACCTGGCCATGGTGTCGCAGTCGCAGAACCTGCTGAGCTTCCTCGACGTGGCGGGGAACGTGGCGCTGCCGCTCGAGTTCCAGAAGAAGTCGGCACAAGAGGTGGACCGGCGCACGGGCCAGGAGCGGCGGTCATTCCGCCTGGGCTCGATCTGGGGGAAGAAGGCCAGTGCGCTGTCCGGTGGGGACGCGCAGCGCACGGCTCTGGCGCGTGCCATGGTCCGGGCGCCCCGGGCACTGCTGGCCGACGAACCCCTCCAGCTGCTGGATCCACCGTCTGCGAACGAGCTGCGCCGCGAGATGCATCGCGTCCAGCGCGAGCATCACCTGACCATGATCTACACCACCAACGACCACAACCAGGTACTGGGGATCGCTGATCGGGTCGCGGTGATCCGGCGTGGCCGGCTGGTGCAGGTGGGCCCGCCGGAGGAGTTGCTGCACCGCCCGGTGTCGAGCTACGTGGCCGGGTTCGTCGGCGAGCCGGCGATGACGATGGTGACCGCCCGACTGGGCGATGAGAGTGGCCTGGGGCGGCTGTGGTTCGGCCAGCAGTGGGTGCGCTTCCCCGGCGGCCTGCCGGGTCCGCTGCGGGATCGCGTCGGCCAGGAGGTTCTGGTTGGGGCGCGGCCGGACCGGCTGCGCGGCTCGGAACTGGTTGACCCCGTCGACGCCCGGCTCGAGGGCACCGTGGTCACGGTGCAACGGCTGGGACCTTACGACCTGGTGGAGGTCCGCGTGTCGACCGGCGTCTGGCAAGCCACGTTCGACAGCGATCGTCGCGTCCAGCCGGGCGATCAGGTCGAGGTCACCGTGGACGTCCGCGGTCTGACCGTCTTCTCGCGGAACGGTGCGAGCGCCCTGTGGCACGCAGACGAGCCGGGGTGACAGCTCCCCGGGTATGAACGTCGCCCCGCCGGGCAGGCCGACGAGGCGAAGCTGGGATTCGTGGGATCTGGGGTGACTGCGGGCGTCCTAGGGCGCGGACAGGTAGCGACCGCATGAGGGCCACGCGCCAGGTCCCTGGGGGCGGTTGTTGCCATGCCCGTAGAAGGCGACGCGCTCCGCGATGTCGATCTGCTGCTCGGGCAATGCCTGGTGGGCGTAGGCTGCGTACTCCGTTCCGCCGAAGGCACGCCACGTCGAGGGGCTGAACTGCAGGCCTCCGTCGAAGCCGGAGCCACCGTTGTAGCCCCAGCGCCAGGTGGACTCGCAGAACGCAACGCGGTCCCACATGGCGCGTCGGGCGGGGTCGTACCGGCCCGGCCACTGGACGGCGATCAACTCGCGGTTGTCCGCGCCGCCGTCGGGCAGGCGCTGATAGGCGATGCCGAGGCGGCACTCGCCGCCCCCGCCACGGGTGAAGTGGGTGGGGCAGTGCTCGTAGACGCACCCGTAGGTCTCGCAGCCCGGGTTCTGCTCGGGGGCCGCAGCGCGAGCTGGGGAAGCGGGAAGCAACTGGACCGCCGTCGCCACGACGAGCACCAGGAACCCCTGGACCAACCGAGAGCGAAAGTTATCGTAGTGCTTGCTTTGGTTAAACATGTGCACTACCGTATGAAGCAGACGACCGGCGTCACCCATCCCATCTGGGTCCATCGGTCAACTGTCTGATCGGGAACGTTTGGGACAGGTCAAGCCGGTCCGCGGCTCACTCCCAGAGCGGGCTGTCCATGATGTCCGGACACCCCTCCATGCCGTGTTGCCAGTAGTCGTCGCGCCCGGCGTCGAGGCGGACCGCGTCTGCTGGCGAGCGCTGGATGGGCCCCTGGTAGAGGACGTCGTTCGGATCGTCGAAGACGTGACCGGTGCCCGTCGAATGGGGCGCGCAGTCCATGACCGCCCCCATCCCGTGCACCAACTCGTGTGCCACGGTGTGACTGGCGTGCGAACCCCACGTCGAGAAGGTGGTCGGCTCGAAGCCCCGACAGTTGCCCAGGAAGATCACGATCCCGGTCGGACCGCCCAGGCCGCAGGTCTGTGGACCGTGGTCGAGCAGTTCGGTGCGAACGTCGGCCATCACGACGGGAAAGACGTCGGACCGGAGGGCCTGCGGCACGATCTCGGTCAGGATCCGGAGGTAGGCGGCCCGTGCGTCTCCGCGTAGTTCACCGGTGGTCGCCTGGAGGTCCACGACGTAGCCGAAGTCGACGTCGCCCCGCAACGTTTCGCCGGTCTGCCCCTCCAACCAGTCCACGGCAAGGGTGGCCTCGTGGACCGCAGCATCAGCCAGTCCGTAGTTCGGCGTGTGGTCACCGGGGACCGCAACGAACAGTTGGATCTCACTGAACGCGGACAGCCCGTCGTCCGTTTGCACGGCGGCTCCCACCAGCGCCAGCAGTCCCACCACCAGGACGACCAGCGACAGCGCGGTCCTGCTCGGGCGCGCCTGAGCCTCCCAGGTGGTGTCATCCGTCACCCAGCCTGTATCGGCACGCGCCGCTGTGGCTTGACCCGAGCAGTCCCTGTGCGTGGCCGACAACACGCCGGCCTGATCACCGCCACCGACGACGTACTACGCTGATCACACGAGCCCGATGGCAGCCAGGACACCAACCGACACAGACTTGACCGACGAATCCGCAGGGGAAGGGGTGGACATGGTCCCGATCACACGCTCGATGTTCCTCGTCATCGTGCTGGCGATGGCTGTGAGCGTCGCCGTCGCCGCGCCCGCGTCGGCGCAGGCGACAGCCGCTCGGATCGACGGCGGAAACCGGTACGACACGGCCGCGGCGATTGCGGAGCAGGACTACCCGAACGGGACGTCGACGGTGATCCTCGCCCGCGCCGACGACTACGCCGACGCGCTGTCCTCGGCACCGGTGTCCCGACGATTCGGCGCGCCAGTCCTGGTCACCGACACCGGGAACCTGAATGCCGAGACCCGCGCCGCGATCGTCGACCTCGACCCCGAGAACGTGGTGATCTTCGGCGGTCCGGCCGCGGTCAACGAGACCGTGGTCGCCCAACTTCGCGCCTCCTTCGACGTCTCGCTGAGTCGGATCGCGGGGCCCAACCGCTTCGCCACCGCCGCCGCTGCCGGCGGGTTCATGGCCGCCAACGGCGGAATCGGACAGTTCCCCGCCGGCAACTCCGTCGCCTTCGTGACCCAGGCGAACGACTTCGCCGGCACCCTGGCTGCTGGGGCACCTGCCGCCGCCCAGGCCTTCCCGATCCTCCTGGCCGAGACGAACCGGCTGCCAGCGGAGACCAGCCAGGCCTTGGCCGACCTCTCCATCGACCGGGTGTACCTGATCGGCAACGAGGCCCAGATCGACCCCAGTGTGCAGAATTCGATCGCTGCGCTCGGCATCGAGGTGATCCGCATCGGCGGGGCCACCCGACTCGGGACCGTGACGGCTGTGGCGAACGCCGCCATCGCCGCCCCCTGGCTGGCCGGGACCAACGTCGTGCTGGCCCGCGGCGATCTCTTCGTCGACACCCTGGCGGCCGCGCCCCACGCAGCGGCCATCTCGGCACCCATCATCCTCAGCGACAGCCCGACCGCGTTGGGTTCGGCTGCCAGCGAGTGGCTGGGAGCGGGCACGACTCCTGACATCGGCGTCATCCAGGCAATCGGTGGTCCGGCCGCACTCAGTGAGCCCACGCTGGCCGCTGCCGTGGCCGCTGCTGACGGTGGCAACGATCCCGACCCCAAGAACAGCCCGAACCAGGTGTTCGTCGTCCAACCCCTTCAGGAGTTGGTCAACGACGTCGGGGAGAACGCCCGCTTCACGGTGACGGGGCGGTACGACAACCTGCCGCTTCCGGCGACCCTCAACGTCGGGCTCTACCCCTGCGCGACCACCCGTGTCGTGGGCACCGAGAACGACACCTTCGCCGACATCGAACCTGACGGGCTGGCGGACGGTCTGGGGCGGACCGACACCCAGTTCGCTGCCATCGCGACCCTGAACGGGGCCGACATCACCGACACCCGGATCGTCCGGCCGGCGACGGTCGTCGGCGGGCAGGTGACGATGCAGGTGGTGAGCGTCTCCGGGCCCGACTGCACGGTCGTCGTCGTCTGGCAGGACCGCAACGGCGACGGACAGTTGGGGGTCAACAGCGCCGGCCAACCCACCGAGTTGTACGGGGTGGGGAAGGTCACCTTCGGCTGAGCCGATGGCCCATCACGTTTATCGCCACGGGCCACCGTCAAAAGCATCTGTAGGGGCTGATTCGCCCTCGGGTCGACCAGGCCCGACGCAATGCAGAGGCAGGTACACCGCCGTGACCGTCCGATTCTTCCCGACCGCGCTCCTCGTCCTGGCGGTGATTGCCCTGCTCTCCTCGGTCCTCGCCGCCCCGGTCAGGGCCCAGCCGCAACCCGCGCGAGCCGACGGCGCCAACCGCTACGACACTGCCGCCACCATCGCCGCGTTGGACCATCCCGGGGGATCCGACACCGTGATCCTGGCGCGTGCCGACGACTATGCCGACGCGATGGCCTCGGCAACCGTCAGCGGGCGGCTCGACGCCCCCGTCCTGGTCACCGACACGATACGACTGAACGACGAGACCCGGTTCGCCATCGAGCGGCTCGATCCAGACGACGTCGTCATCTTCGGTGGCACGGCGGCCATCACCAGTCAGGTCGAGACCGACATCGCGACGACCTTCGACGTCGACGTCCGGCGGATCGCCGGTGGCAACCGGTTCGAGACGGCGGCCGACGCCGCGGCGGTGATCGCCGACTCCGGCGGGCTGGGGCAGTACCCGGCAGGCACCACCGTGGCGTTCGTCACCGAGGCGGACGACTTCGCCGGCACGCTGGCCGCCGGGGCGCCTGCCGCTGCGCAGGGCTTCCCGATCCTGTTGGTGGAGAGCGACCGACTGCCCCCGGCCACGGCTGACGCCATCGTCGACCTGGTCATCGGCCGCGTCTACGTGATCGGGAACGAGACGCAGATCTCCGACGACGTCGCCGACCAGATCGCGAGCCTTGGTGCGGAGGTCCAGCGCATCGGCGGTCCAGACCGACTCGGCACCGTCACCGCCGTGGCCGACGTCGCCGTCCGTGCTCCGTGGTTGACCGGCGAGAACGCTGTCCTGGCCCGCGGCGACCTCTTCGTCGACACCCTTGCTGCCGCACCCCACGCCGCCAGGCTGGGTGCCCCCGTCGTGTTGGCCGAGCAGCCCGACGTGCTCGGGGACGCTGCACGCACCTGGCTGGCCGATCCGACGACACCAGCACTTGACGCCGTGCAGGCCATCGGTGGCACGGCCGCCATCACCGTCGGCACGCTGGAGGAGGCCACCCTGGCCGCGTCCGAGGCTGGCGGTGGACAGCCCCCGGCTGTACCGAGCCAGGAGATCAGGGTCACGCCGATGGAGAGCCTGATCCGAGCGGTCGGCTCCCCGGCTGACTTCTCGGTCACCGGCCGGTACGACGACCGCCCACTGGCCGCGACGGTGGATCTGGCCCTGTTCCCCTGCGCGAACGCTGACATCGTCGGCAGCGGGCCCGATACCTTCATCGACGCCGACGCCGATGGGCACGCTGACGGGTTGGGCGAGACCGACACCGGTCTGGCTGCCTTCGCCACCCTGAACGAGGAGGACATCACCGACCAGCGGGTGCTGTACGAGGCGATCGTCCGAGACGGGCAGGTCACCACCGCCGTCGTCAGCATCGACGGCCCGGACTGTGCCGTCGTCATGGCCTGGCAGGACGCCGACGACGACGGAGAGGTGGCGGTCGACGGTGAGGGCCAGCCCGTGGAGTCCTACGGCGTGGGCCGTGTGACCTTCAACTGACACCGCGCCGGTGCCGTCCGGAGCTCACCCTGATCGGTCCCGCTCAGGCGGGATCAGGTCGAGCACCTCGGGGTGGGTCTCGGACAGCAGCGGCACATCCAGGGTTCGGAGCGGCCAGAACCCCCGTGGCGCGAGGAAGTAGTCGATCAGGAACTCGAGTTGCGGGGCGTACCCGTCGCGGATCTGGCGAGCGTGGGCGCGACCGATCTCGAACGGCACCAGCTCGAACCCGTGATCCTCGAGCGCGGCACGCGTCTGCCGGAAGGTCTCGCCATCGTCCTCTCGGAGCAGGTCCTCACGCTGCGCCTGGTACTCCGCCAACCGGGACTCGCCGGCGAAGAGCGTCATCTCGTCGAACAGCGCGGTCGCTCGTCGGATCATCCAGTAGCCGTGCCCGTCGTACGCACCGAGGATCTGCTGCGCCAGCAGCGCCGCATCGGTGACGACGCCGAGGGCGGTGATCCAGTGCTGGCCCCGGTCGTGGGAGCGGAAGAGCCGGAGGAAAGGA
The sequence above is a segment of the Euzebya tangerina genome. Coding sequences within it:
- a CDS encoding serine hydrolase domain-containing protein: MSRARKVLLGSGVAVVLIVAGVLLYARPLLETATGYAAHNACAVRLLAGRGVEAPAADLPPNPLVPLMSTSVDESEGTASAALFGLFGQTAWHTPGLGCTLADERPTLTSPDPVEIVADEVWPLGETVPPPPADVDSAALEAALDSAFAEDDPAGRAVGARAVVVVHEGQIVAERYADGFDADTPQLGWSMAKSVTNAMVGRLVADGVLTLDQDNLVSAWTGDRAAITLDDLLHMASGLEWDETYALGTPVTEMLYRQTDMGAYAADLPLESDIGSVTQYSSGTTNIICDILHTETGTGEALAHELVFRPLGMHTAVLEPDASGDLVCSSYLWATPRDWARFGLWFADGGSWQGEQLLPPEWVEYSSESRAAEGEDAGHAAHWWANDTGDGDLVLPDVPADAFWASGHDGQRVFVVPSEELVVVRMGFTPQIPSSELGYNEMLSDIIDGL
- a CDS encoding cell wall-binding repeat-containing protein, whose amino-acid sequence is MTVRFFPTALLVLAVIALLSSVLAAPVRAQPQPARADGANRYDTAATIAALDHPGGSDTVILARADDYADAMASATVSGRLDAPVLVTDTIRLNDETRFAIERLDPDDVVIFGGTAAITSQVETDIATTFDVDVRRIAGGNRFETAADAAAVIADSGGLGQYPAGTTVAFVTEADDFAGTLAAGAPAAAQGFPILLVESDRLPPATADAIVDLVIGRVYVIGNETQISDDVADQIASLGAEVQRIGGPDRLGTVTAVADVAVRAPWLTGENAVLARGDLFVDTLAAAPHAARLGAPVVLAEQPDVLGDAARTWLADPTTPALDAVQAIGGTAAITVGTLEEATLAASEAGGGQPPAVPSQEIRVTPMESLIRAVGSPADFSVTGRYDDRPLAATVDLALFPCANADIVGSGPDTFIDADADGHADGLGETDTGLAAFATLNEEDITDQRVLYEAIVRDGQVTTAVVSIDGPDCAVVMAWQDADDDGEVAVDGEGQPVESYGVGRVTFN
- a CDS encoding transglycosylase family protein; the protein is MFNQSKHYDNFRSRLVQGFLVLVVATAVQLLPASPARAAAPEQNPGCETYGCVYEHCPTHFTRGGGGECRLGIAYQRLPDGGADNRELIAVQWPGRYDPARRAMWDRVAFCESTWRWGYNGGSGFDGGLQFSPSTWRAFGGTEYAAYAHQALPEQQIDIAERVAFYGHGNNRPQGPGAWPSCGRYLSAP
- a CDS encoding ABC transporter ATP-binding protein, which encodes MATITLEGIRRVHPDGTAALDGIDLHVEDGEFLGVIGPSGAGKSTLLRVIAGLEEPSAGVVRLDGQDVEGMRMKDRNLAMVSQSQNLLSFLDVAGNVALPLEFQKKSAQEVDRRTGQERRSFRLGSIWGKKASALSGGDAQRTALARAMVRAPRALLADEPLQLLDPPSANELRREMHRVQREHHLTMIYTTNDHNQVLGIADRVAVIRRGRLVQVGPPEELLHRPVSSYVAGFVGEPAMTMVTARLGDESGLGRLWFGQQWVRFPGGLPGPLRDRVGQEVLVGARPDRLRGSELVDPVDARLEGTVVTVQRLGPYDLVEVRVSTGVWQATFDSDRRVQPGDQVEVTVDVRGLTVFSRNGASALWHADEPG
- a CDS encoding cell wall-binding repeat-containing protein gives rise to the protein MVPITRSMFLVIVLAMAVSVAVAAPASAQATAARIDGGNRYDTAAAIAEQDYPNGTSTVILARADDYADALSSAPVSRRFGAPVLVTDTGNLNAETRAAIVDLDPENVVIFGGPAAVNETVVAQLRASFDVSLSRIAGPNRFATAAAAGGFMAANGGIGQFPAGNSVAFVTQANDFAGTLAAGAPAAAQAFPILLAETNRLPAETSQALADLSIDRVYLIGNEAQIDPSVQNSIAALGIEVIRIGGATRLGTVTAVANAAIAAPWLAGTNVVLARGDLFVDTLAAAPHAAAISAPIILSDSPTALGSAASEWLGAGTTPDIGVIQAIGGPAALSEPTLAAAVAAADGGNDPDPKNSPNQVFVVQPLQELVNDVGENARFTVTGRYDNLPLPATLNVGLYPCATTRVVGTENDTFADIEPDGLADGLGRTDTQFAAIATLNGADITDTRIVRPATVVGGQVTMQVVSVSGPDCTVVVVWQDRNGDGQLGVNSAGQPTELYGVGKVTFG